One window from the genome of Pseudonocardia hierapolitana encodes:
- a CDS encoding aldehyde dehydrogenase family protein: MTTTDRLTVAKTYKLYVGGAFPRSESGRSYAVTGAGGTLLAHAALASRKDVRDAVSSARAAFPGWAGATAYNRGQVLYRVAEMLQGRRAQFVDDVVAAEGVRKGQAATLVDTAIDRWVWYAGWTDKIASVLGSVNPVAGPLVNWSTPEPTGVVGVLAPRSSSLLGLVDVLAPVLATGCTAVVVASEARPLPAVELAEVLATSDVPGGVANVLTGRTAELAPWLAAHGEVQALDLVGAPAELAADLERAAAEGVKRVLPRPAAEPDWTRVPELTRLRAWTEIKTVWHPVGR; encoded by the coding sequence GTGACGACCACCGACCGGCTCACCGTCGCCAAGACCTACAAGCTGTACGTCGGCGGCGCGTTCCCGCGCTCGGAGTCGGGCCGCAGCTACGCGGTCACCGGCGCCGGCGGCACGCTGCTCGCCCACGCCGCGCTCGCCTCCCGCAAGGACGTGCGCGACGCGGTGAGCTCCGCCCGCGCGGCCTTCCCCGGCTGGGCGGGAGCCACCGCCTACAACCGCGGCCAGGTGCTGTACCGGGTCGCCGAGATGCTGCAGGGGCGCCGCGCCCAGTTCGTCGACGACGTGGTGGCCGCCGAGGGCGTGCGCAAGGGACAGGCCGCCACGCTGGTGGACACCGCGATCGACCGCTGGGTCTGGTACGCCGGGTGGACCGACAAGATCGCGTCCGTGCTCGGCTCGGTGAACCCGGTGGCCGGGCCGCTGGTGAACTGGTCCACGCCGGAGCCCACCGGCGTGGTGGGGGTGCTGGCGCCCCGGTCGTCGTCGCTGCTCGGGCTGGTCGACGTGCTCGCGCCCGTGCTCGCCACCGGCTGCACGGCCGTCGTCGTGGCCTCCGAGGCCCGGCCGCTGCCCGCGGTGGAGCTGGCCGAGGTGCTCGCCACGTCCGACGTGCCCGGCGGGGTGGCCAACGTGCTCACCGGGCGCACCGCCGAGCTCGCGCCGTGGCTCGCCGCGCACGGCGAGGTGCAGGCCCTCGACCTGGTGGGGGCGCCCGCCGAGCTGGCCGCCGACCTGGAACGCGCAGCAGCCGAGGGGGTCAAGCGGGTGCTGCCGAGGCCCGCCGCCGAGCCCGACTGGACCCGGGTCCCGGAGCTCACCCGGCTGCGGGCCTGGACCGAGATCAAGACCGTGTGGCACCCGGTGGGGCGCTGA